From the genome of Nicotiana sylvestris chromosome 1, ASM39365v2, whole genome shotgun sequence:
TTAAAGACTATAATGCTCCAGTGGGGTTTGAAGCTTGGGTTTCCCACTTGAAAGCTCTAAAAGAaagtcaggtcgagtggactataggatggctcccgatgacagAAGCCATACACATGACGGCTACCAAGTGTTACCTAATGTTAATGGGTATGAGGAGTGTCCAACCATATGCACCGTAAAGGGTCTTAAGGTAGTTAGGAAGATATCAGGTGGTgcccgaagatgaagatctaaccaCCCAGGTCATTGAGCTACATCCAGAAGCTACATTGTCTGAAACtttagttcagcaggattggaatggtTGCCGGTATCTGAAAATCGACACCCAGGTACCAAATGTTGCAAAGGGGGAGGTGGATCCAGATTATGCTGTgtggtttgagaaaaggtcttgtGCAAACAACGAGCCAGAGCCCGAGCCCGAGCCCGAGAGACCTTCCAAGAGACCTCATGTGcaagcttttgatgataaaatccaagaaaggtTGGCATGGGGAGAGAAGGATAAAAAATATCAAGCCGTCATTCACACCTTGGAAGAGTAATTGAGAAATATCGAATTCAACAATGATCTCCAGGcaaagaagcagaaggtgaaaggaggaggttggcccaagaaaaagAGACCCTCCAAGCCCaaatccaaaagatgaaaatagcAGCTAAAAACCCTGTCAGAAGTGAAAGAGATGAGAAACTCATAAACAAACTCAGGCTGAAAGTATGTGATTATGGATTCGACTTGGAAAAGACTAAAGTTGAACTAGCAAAGTTCCGAGCCAAGTTAGCTAAGAATGTGGATGGACGGGCAAGTTTTGTTGGACAGCTGAAGGAGAAGTACGACAATGGAATGGTGGGTCTAAAGAAAATGGTTAATGTCCTTGAGAACGAAATGagcaagcaggcaaaagacttcaaagcAGAAAGGGAGCACTGCTATGCCCTGATGTCGCATCTAGAAAAAGACCTGCATCAGtttcaagagcaaaatcatacaACTGAACAAGTTTTAGAGGCCAGATCTCAGCAGATTGGATGGTTGCTATAAGAGAAGGGTatcatcagggagagggttaggaggattccggactacattgtgatgaaatgcaatgaataagaggacatgaccaggtccatgttcttcgcaTCGGTTATGATTTTAGTCCGGTAGATCATGGATGACCTGTTTCTCCTCCAAGAAGATATGGTGCATAAGCCCGTAGTGAGACCAACCAGAGCAGCAGTGgaagcacttatgtattcttgattttttttgGAGTCTATATTGCAGTTTCTTCTAGAGTCTGTTGGTCCATTTTgagtcttgttttagtttttGAAAATGTTTAAGTTTGTAGGGTGCAGTCGTTGTAATAGGAAAAAACccagaatgtttttattttataaaaatttgaaaaattcaaaaaatgtatctttcttttatttcacatttatcccctgaactacgtaatgatctgatttaTGCGgtatcatgatacgtaggcaattcccataggattcgatcataaccataaaatgaaaaaggaaaagagtagagcaaataaaagaaaaattgagtggaaagaaataatggcaaaacaagagagaaagaTGAGTGCAAAATAAAAAGGAAGCAACAAAAACAAGTGGGAAAGGCCAATAGTGATCAAAGAGGAGCTGGAGTGAAAAgcaaaagagagagaagagaaagCACAAAAatgagaagagttaattaaaagtcgggatgaaacatgcagccGTTCAAATACGTGATAAAAgctttaactgtttaggtgcattgcatcccaaataTGCGGTTGCCTGTCTGTTAAATCTTAAACACTAAcaagttgttgttgttattgagaACATGAatgtggttagtttgtttggcattctggcaactcacccgtacaataCCAGGTCTaaaaacaagttgatcatggctggtAAAGAACCGGacgcaagtgttattgatccacCGAGAGAGGTAGAGGAGTCTGAGGTTGGTCTGAAGGAGGAGTTACATAGGTTGAAACaccaaatggccgaaatgtactaGGCATGGATGAAAGGACATCACCCACCATcatatcccgccaaccctgctttcatcccaccactagctcaatcccaagaacctcccactacTGATTCATCCCCACAGTATGCACCAAGCTTCACCCCTTACCACCACtatcatggcaccacttcccaaaccataCAAGCcccaccagccaaaacaaccccatacccCCTTCACCAGCTACCTTTGTTTTTgaagcacctccaccagctatgCTCCATCAATCTTCTAGTGAGCCATTACTTCAGACCCAAGATAATCAGTACtatcccccggagcccacctttaAGGCCGCAGATCAAtactcctacactcctcgtttcgaccttcctgttgagactgagaaaccacctaagaACTCGAAACATGAGAAGATATTTAGGATGGTGAGAAGCCTAGAACAATCGAtcagaaacatgcaagggttaggaggtcaagtgagtgtagcctacaaagatctgtgtttgtTCCCTAACGTACAGCTACCCgctgggttcaaaatgcccaaatttgacttgtATGATGGACACGGAGATCCTGTGGCCCAGTTAAGGGGATtatgcagtaaaatgagaggagccagTGGGAAAGATGAGATATTAATGGCATACTTAGCCAGAGTCTGAGTGACgtggcattggagtggtacactcgtcaggatcacaatagatggtatacctgggatgatttggcccaatcATTCGTTcatcatttccaatacaacataTAGATTGTTCCAGATCGTTTGTCTTTGACTGAGAtagagaagaagcctagtgaaagtttcagggaatatggtttccgctggagagaacaagcatcACGGGCTAATCTCCAATGGAGGAGGATGAAATGGTGGAATATTTACTTCAGgccttggagcctacttactttggtcatctgatctcggccataggtaagtctttcaataaagtagtaaaaatgggaggaATGGTAGAGGAAAGTCTCAaatcaagcaagatcatgagctacttTTCCATCAAAGCAACTACGCAGGCAATCCAGAATGGCACCAGAGGtgtgcttgggaaaaagaagaaaaatgatgtCGCTATGGTCGTTTCAGGATCGTGGCACGGCCCAGGGAATTCTCCTACCCACTACACCCAACCTCGACCCCAGCTTCAAACTTATGCCCCAACTCCATATAATCCAGCCCAACACTACTTCCCACCACCAGAGCCTCAATGCTCAGTCAGGCCACCCCAATATCATGTCCATCATGCAtagtcatatgctcaacccctCCTGACCCGCAATGGCATGccctagctccacaaaatcctTACCCACTTCCACAAACATACCAAAACCCTACTGGTCCAAATTTTCGAGCCAAGCTGGAATTCAGGAATGAAAGGTTGCAGTGGAAGAAAACTTTCATCTCGCTTGGGGAATCTTATACCAGCCTATTTCAaaggttgaggcagttggatgttctgaggccaattgagtcaaaaCTACCAAACCCCCTCCAAAGAACCTGGATTATTCTCTCAAATATGCGTACTGTTCTGATACTTCGGGACATGGCACAGAAATATATTGGCATTTGAAGAACGCCctccaagagcttattgatacgaACCAGATTGTGGTCCAGAGCCCAgaagcacccaacatcaaccagaacccattgtcaGCCCATGCCGAAGCGCACATGATTGAGATAATGCATAGGGATGggaagcccaagaagccttcacaatctatcatgatgattcggtctagtaaAAGTAAGTTAGTCAAAGACCCAGTTGTCACAAAGGCAACCTCTTCGATAGCTGAAGGATTGACAGATAAGTTGAGCATGCCAaatgataagccagctgtggtagttGAAAAGAGGTCCCCAAGTGATGATGTAGTAAAGCAAAAAAAGCCAAAGGTGATCGTGCCGGGGGTAGCAAGTAAGCCAGtcataattgtggagggtgcttGCACGGACCCTAtcattatcaaacctgtaacccagaTGCTGATAGCTAATACCAAGACTATCCCATGAAACTATGAGCGAGTGATAGTGACTTATAAAGGGAAGAAAGTGAAAGAGGAAGTTAACGAGGCCCAGGTATTAACTTATTTGGGGAGATGCTTTGCTctggaagagttaaggaaagatAAAACACTCAGAGACAATCCAGTTCTAGTAAAGAAACCAGTCactgaagaagaggctgaggactttttgagaaaaataaaggTACAAGATTACTCCATCATAGAACAGTTGAGAAAGATTCCTGCTTAGATTTCCctgttatcattgttgatccattcagatgaacaccgtcgggccttgatgaagattCTGAATGAAGCTCATATCCCCGACAAAATCACAATGAACCATTTGGAGAATATTGCCAATAAGATATTTGAGTCTAAAAGGATCGCATTATCGGATGATGATTTACCTCTTGAGGGTACGGAACACTATCGAGCCCTCTATCTCaaagtgaaatgcgaagattctgtggtcacatgggtgttagttgacaatggttccagtgcaaacatttgccctctctccactccgAACAAGTTAAAAGTTGATGATTAGAGAATTCAGAACAACATATGTGTCTGAGGTTTTGACAGAGGGGGAAAAGACTTTGTTGGCGACATCAtgcttgagttgacaataggactagttgaatttaccatggagttccaggtactggATATGGCTATTTCTTACAATTTATTGTTGggtaggccttggatacatgttgCCAAGGCAGTTCCGTCCTCTctacaccagatggtgaagttagAATGGTATAGACAAGAAATCGACGTACATGACGATGAGAACTTATGTGCTTTCAATGGTACATCCATCCCGTTTATTGATACTGAAGAAGATAAGGGGTCGTGGGTCTATCAAGTTTCTGAAACAGTATCGGTCGAAAAGATTCCGAAAGGGGAATACATTGTACGTCCAAAGCTAGCTTCTACAATCGTCATGGTAGCAActaaaatgttaaaaaatggttttgtgtCGGGCAAGGGTCTAggtgcatctctacaaggtatcGTACATCCAGTGTCCTTGCGTGAAAATTTgggtacatttggtttggggttcaagtcTATAGGGGATGATGTGAAGAAGGCTAGAAAGTTGAAAAAGAAAGCATGGTCACTCCGtaagccagtcccacgtctctCCGGGTCCTTCATCAAGGCAAGGGTCGTAAAGCGTCCAGTGAAAGCAGTTCCAAAGCCTGGGGTTGATTTTGATGAAGAATTGGTTAAAAGGTTCAAGAGTCTATCTGATGAGGTGAACACGGTAGAAACTGGGGAAGGTTCCAACAAAGTGGATGTGTAGTTTATTGGGCCAAAagtgaagcttaacaattgggaTGTCACTCTTCTCCCTACCCTGAAGGAGTTTTGGttgtttgctttgttttcctttcagttatctggattattccaggattGTAACtcagattttttatttttcgtctgttttgatgtacaaacccttctatcttttattttaatgaaatgcaatttcccttttccattactcctgatagcatcattttcttttctttctttgtacagttctttttatgctggtttcaatgacatgacatgcatgaggaatcttcaacCAAGTCTTAAAAGCTAATCTAActttgaaataataatccaagaaatagaatatgatgaagaggaagcatttgaggaaattagtaaaaagctaagtcactttgaagagaaacccaagcctaatttgaatgaaattgaagcaatcaatttagagGATCCAGATAATattagggaaaccaagataagtgtacacttggaaccacaaatcagggaggaaataatcaaagcactgttTGAGTGTAAAGAcatttttgcctggtcatatgatgatatgccgggtctaagtattgacttggtggttcacaaattgcccactgacccagcattCCCTCCCATCAAGTAGAAGTTAAGAAAGATCAAAActaacatgagtgtgaagatcaaggagGAAATCACAAAGCTGTTGgacgcaaaggtcattcgagtcacgtgataccccacttggttagctaatgttgtgccagtgccaaagaaggacggcaagaccagggtgtgcgttgattaccgcgatctcaacaaagcatatccaaaggataattttccattgctaaatatccacattttgattgccaactgtgccaagcatgagatcggTTCTTTTATGAATTGCTATATGGGGTaccaccagatcttgatggatgaggaggatgtagaaaagacgacattcatcacaccatagggaacttattgctaccgggtaatatcatttggtttgaaaaatgccggggcaacttacatgagggaaaTGACTACTATGTTCCATGACataatacacaaggagattgaggtttatgtggatgatgtgatcgtaaagTCAAAGAAATAGGCCGACCATGtcggagatttgaggaagtttttccaaaggctccgcaggtacaatcttaagcttaacCTTGCCAAGTGTGCATTAGGTGTTCCATCTGAAAAACTGTTAGGATTCATATTTAGTcgtcgaggcattgagttggacctgtcaaagatcaaagctatccaagaattgccacctccgaggaacaagactgaggtgatgagtctgctcAGGCGTTTAaactacatcaacaggtttattgcccAACTCataacaacttgtgagcccatcttcaagttgctgaagaaggatgttgcggtcacatggactgatgagtgccaggaggcatttgataagatcaaggggtacttgtcaaacccacctgtgttggtcccgccagaacttgGAATGCCTTTAATTCTTTATTTGatagtcttggacaattcatttggctgcgtgttgggtcaacatgacatcactggcaggaaggagcaagccatctattatctcagcaagaagttcacatcctatgaggttaagtatactccccttgaaaggacatgttgtgccctgacttgggtggcacaaaagttgaagcattatttgtcgtcctacactacttacctcatttctcgtctggatcctctaaagtatatctttcagaagcctatgcccgcAGGAAGACTTGCAAACGGGCAGATTTTTCTCACAGAGTTTGGCATCATCTatatgactcggactgcgataaaGCCTAAGCATtgaccgatcatttggccgagaacccggtggatgaagagtatgagtcattgaggacttattttcccgatggaGAGGTGATGTATATTGATGAGGTAGAATAGGATGACAAGCCAGTttagaaacttttctttgatggagccgctaataTGAAAGTGTCGGAATAGGGGCCGTgctcatttctgaaatagggcatcactaccctgttacggcccaacttcGTTTCTAttatactaacaacatggctgtgtacgaggcatgcattctgggtttaaggttagcggTAGATATGGGAGTCCAagaagttttggtcttgggagacttggaccttttggtgcaccagattcaaggagaatgggagacacgAGATTTAAAGCTGATATTGTATCGACAATGTTTGTAtaatctttgtcaacggttctgataaatagaattcaggcatattccgaggacccataatgaggttgccgatgccttggctaccttggcatcaatgttgtaTCATCCAGACAAAACTTATGTTGACCCATTGGATATTCAAGTTCATGATTAGCATGCCTACTGTAATGTGGTtgaggaagaacttgatggttaaccgtggttccatgatatcagggaataCATCAGGATGAAGGTATATCCAAtaaagccacaggtgatcaaaagagaacaattcgatgtTTGGCCAGTGGATTCTTGTTGAGCGGCGAaatcttgtacaagaggactccagatcttggactATTGAGGTGTatagatgctaaacaagccaCGACTATCATAACAgaagtgcattccggagtttaGGGGCTatatatgagtgggtatgttctggtaaagaaaattctccgagcagggtattattggctcaccatggaacgtgattgcattagctttgtgcacaagtgtcatcaatgccaagtacacagAGACTTGAtccattctccgccatctgagttgcatacaatatcagcaccgtggccttttgttgcttggggcatggatgtcttggaccaattgagctagtagaatcaaatgggcacaggttcattctggtggccatcgattatttcactaagtgggttgaagttaAGACTTTAAAATCtttgaccaagaaggcagtggtcgattttgttcattcaaatatcatttgtcggttcggaatcccaaaggtaatcatcacagataatggtgctaatcttaacagtcatttgatgaaagaagtatgccaACAGTTCACGATTACGCATCGGAATTCCACTCCGTATCGCCCCAATAATattagggaaaccaagataagtgtacacttggaaccacaaatcagggaggaaataatcaaagcactgttTGAGTGTAAAGAcatttttgcctggtcatatgatgatatgccgggtctaagtactgacttggtggttcacaaattgcccactgacccagcattCCCTCCCATCAAGTAGAAGTTAAGAAAgatcaaaactgacatgagtgtgaagatcaaggagGAAATCACAAAGCTGTTGgacgcaaaggtcattcgagtcacgtgataccccacttggttagctaatgttgtgccagtgccaaagaaggacggcaagaccagggtgtaCGTTGATTACCGCGATCTCAACAAAGCATATCCAAAGGATATTTTTCCATTGctaaatatccacattttgattgccaactgtgccaagcatgagatcggTTCTTTTATGAATTGCAATATGGGGTaccaccagatcttgatggatgaggaggatgtagaaaagacgacattcatcacaccatagggaacttattgctaccgggtaatatcatttggtttgaaaaatgccggggcaacttacatgagggaaaTGACTACTATGTTCCATGACataatacacaaggagattgaggtttatgtggatgatgtgatcgtaaagTCAAAGAAATAGGCCGACCATGtcggagatttgaggaagtttttccaaaggctccgcaggtacaatcttaagcttaacCTTGCCAAGTGTGCATTAGGTGTTCCATCTGAAAAACTGTTAGGATTCATATTTAGTcgtcgaggcattgagttggacctgtcaaagatcaaagctatccaagaattgccacctccgaggaacaagactgaggtgatgagtctgctcAGGCGTTTAaactacatcaacaggtttattgcccAACTCataacaacttgtgagcccatcttcaagttgctgaagaaggatgttgcggtcacatggactgatgagtgccaggaggcatttgataagatcaaggggtacttgtcaaacccacctgtgttggtcccgccagaacttgGAATGCCTTTAATTCTTTATTTGatagtcttggacaattcatttggctgcgtgttgggtcaacatgacatcactggcaggaaggagcaagccatctattatcttagcaagaagttcacatcctatgaggttaagtatactccccttgaaaggacatgttgtgccctgacttgggtgacacaaaagttgaagcattatttatcatcctacactacttacctcatttctcgtctggatcctctaaagtatatctttcagaagcctatgcccgcAGGAAGACTTGCAAACGGGCAGATTTTTCTCACAGAGTTTggcatcatctatgtgactcggactgcgataaaGCCTAAGCATtgaccgatcatttggccgagaacccggtggatgaagagtatgagtcattgaggacttattttcccgatggagaggtgatgcatattgatgaggtAGAATAGGATGACAAGCCagtttggaaacttttctttgatggagccgctaataTGAAAGTGTCGGAATAGGGGCCGTgctcatttctgaaatagggcatcactaccctgttacggcccaacttcgtttctattgtactaacaacatggctgtgtacgaggcatgcattctgggtttaaggttagcggTAGATATGGGAGTCCAagaagttttggtcttgggagacttggaccttttggtgcaccagattcaaggagaatgggagacacgAGATTTAAAGCTGATATTGTATCGACAATGTTTGTAtaatctttgtcaacggttctgataaatagaattcaggcatattccgaggacccataatgaggttgccgatgccttggctaccttggcatcaatgttgtatcatccagacaaagcttatgttgaccCATTGGATATTCAAGTTCATGATTAGCATGCCTACTGTAATGTGGTtgaggaagaacttgatggttaaccgtggttccatgatatcagggaatacatcaggatgggggtatatccaataaagccacaggtgatcaaaagagaacaattcgatgtTTGGCCAGTGGATTCTTGTTGAGCGGCGAaatcttgtacaagaggactccagatcttggactATTGAGGTGTatagatgctaaacaagccacgactatcatgacagaagtgcattccggagtttaggggctgcatatgagtgggtatgttctggtaaagaaaattctctgagcagggtattattggctcaccatggaatgtgattgcattagctttgtgcacaagtgtcatcaatgccaagtacacagAGACTTGAtccattctccgccatctgagttgcatacaatatcagcaccgtggccttttgttgcttggggcatggatgtcttggaccaattgagctagtagaatcaaatgggcacaggttcattctggtggccatcgattatttcactaagtgggttgaagttaAGACTTTAAAATCTTTGACCAAGAAGGcaatggtcgattttgttcattcaaatatcatttgtcggttcggaatcccaaaggtaatcatcacagataatggtgctaatcttaacagtcatttgatgaaagaagtatgccaACAGTTCACGATTACGCATCGGAATTCCACTccgtatcgccccaaggcaaatggagttgttgaggcgaccaacaagaacataaagaagatacttcgaaaaatggtgcaaggttcaaggaaa
Proteins encoded in this window:
- the LOC138890004 gene encoding uncharacterized protein: MEFQVLDMAISYNLLLGRPWIHVAKAVPSSLHQMVKLEWYRQEIDVHDDENLCAFNGTSIPFIDTEEDKGSWVYQVSETVSVEKIPKGEYIVRPKLASTIVMVATKMLKNGFVSGKGLGASLQGIVHPVSLRENLGTFGLGFKSIGDDVKKARKLKKKAWSLRKPVPRLSGSFIKARVVKRPVKAVPKPGVDFDEELVKRFKSLSDEVNTVETGEEIEYDEEEAFEEISKKLSHFEEKPKPNLNEIEAINLEDPDNIRETKISVHLEPQIREEIIKALFECKDIFAWSYDDMPGLSIDLVVHKLPTDPAFPPIKYNLKLNLAKCALGVPSEKLLGFIFSRRGIELDLSKIKAIQELPPPRNKTEVMSLLRRLNYINRFIAQLITTCEPIFKLLKKDVAVTWTDECQEAFDKIKGYNLKLNLAKCALGVPSEKLLGFIFSRRGIELDLSKIKAIQELPPPRNKTEVMSLLRRLNYINRFIAQLITTCEPIFKLLKKDVAVTWTDECQEAFDKIKGHIPRTHNEVADALATLASMLYHPDKAYVDPLDIQGIHQDGGISNKATGDQKRTIRCLASGFLLSGEILYKRTPDLGLLRCIDAKQATTIMTEGQQISFVQQEPP